Proteins from one Microcaecilia unicolor chromosome 2, aMicUni1.1, whole genome shotgun sequence genomic window:
- the MAB21L2 gene encoding protein mab-21-like 2, which translates to MIAAQAKLVYQLNKYYTERCQSRKAAIAKTIREVCKVVSDVLKEVEVQEPRFISSLSEIDARYEGLEVISPTEFEVVLYLNQMGVFNFVDDGSLPGCAVLKLSDGRKRSMSLWVEFITASGYLSARKIRSRFQTLVAQAVDKCSYRDVVKMIADTSEVKLRIRERYVVQITPAFKCTGIWPRSAAQWPMPHIPWPGPNRVAEVKAEGFNLLSKECYSLMGKQSSAESDAWVLQFGEAENRLLMGGCRSKCLSVLKTLRDRHLELPGQPLNNYHMKTLLLYECEKHPRETDWDESCLGDRLNGILLQLISCLQCRRCPHYFLPNLDLFQGKPHSALESAAKQTWRLAREILTNPKSLDKL; encoded by the coding sequence ATGATTGCCGCCCAGGCCAAGCTGGTCTACCAGCTCAATAAGTACTACACGGAGCGCTGCCAGAGTCGCAAAGCGGCCATAGCCAAAACCATCCGGGAGGTGTGCAAGGTGGTGTCGGACGTGCTGAAAGAGGTGGAGGTGCAGGAGCCGCGTTTCATCAGCTCCCTGAGTGAGATCGACGCTAGGTACGAGGGCCTGGAAGTCATCTCGCCCACCGAGTTCGAGGTGGTGCTCTACCTCAACCAGATGGGCGTCTTCAACTTTGTGGACGATGGCTCCTTGCCGGGCTGCGCCGTGCTCAAGCTGAGCGACGGGCGGAAGCGCAGCATGTCCCTCTGGGTCGAGTTCATCACGGCCTCCGGCTACCTCTCGGCTCGCAAGATCCGCTCTCGCTTCCAGACCCTGGTGGCTCAGGCGGTGGACAAGTGCAGCTACCGGGACGTGGTGAAGATGATCGCCGACACCAGCGAGGTGAAGCTGCGCATCCGAGAGCGCTACGTGGTGCAGATCACCCCGGCCTTCAAGTGCACGGGCATCTGGCCCCGCAGCGCTGCCCAGTGGCCCATGCCTCACATCCCCTGGCCCGGGCCCAACCGGGTGGCCGAGGTCAAGGCCGAGGGCTTCAACCTGCTCTCCAAGGAGTGCTACTCGCTGATGGGCAAACAGAGCTCCGCCGAAAGCGACGCCTGGGTCTTGCAGTTCGGGGAGGCCGAGAACAGGCTCCTGATGGGCGGCTGCCGCAGCAAGTGTCTCTCGGTGCTCAAGACTCTGCGCGATCGGCACTTGGAGCTGCCCGGCCAGCCGCTCAACAACTACCACATGAAAACGCTGCTGCTGTACGAGTGCGAGAAGCACCCGCGGGAGACCGACTGGGACGAGTCGTGCCTGGGCGACCGGCTGAACGGCATCCTGCTCCAGCTCATCTCCTGCCTGCAGTGCCGGCGCTGCCCGCACTACTTCCTGCCCAACCTCGACCTCTTCCAAGGCAAGCCCCACTCAGCCCTGGAGAGCGCGGCCAAACAGACCT